The Palaemon carinicauda isolate YSFRI2023 chromosome 43, ASM3689809v2, whole genome shotgun sequence genomic sequence ATCCCAGAAGTCCCCTTCTCCAGAAAGTCCCCTTCTCCAGGGAGTCCCTTTTATCACAGACGTCCCTTCCTCAAAGAAGTCCCCTTCTCTAGCTCAGTCGGGATACCCGTCATGCCATGGGACAACTTGGCAGCAACATTAAGtagaactgttggtggtagaaatCCTACGGGACAGATGCCTCCTACCTTTAATAGATCTCTGTCCTCCCTTCACTTCCTGTCTGATGGCATTCCAGAGTCACCTGCTGAAATTGGCAGAAGATCTTTGTGGCTGAGGTGAAGAAGATGGAGGAGACGAATGCGCTCAAAGTCATTTGAGACGATTCTCCGGGTTTCAGCTGTCGACTTCATATTGTAGACGTCGACTGGGAGCTGGAAACCAGTTGGAGACCTCAGAGAGGAAGACATCATGCTTCTGGTGGGCCTGAAGTAAGAGGCTTTCCAAATACCTGCTCATCAGTACTTCTGCTTCGTCCTCAATGAAGTAGCGTACTAGTTCAAAGTCCCGTGCTTCCTACTATCCACGTCCCAAGTGCTCACACGAGAGTTCGGGCTGGTCTCGACTTGGGCCCCACTCTGTCTATGAGGTATCTTGATAACTGTCTGATCCTGGCCTCTGAGAGGCAGTTGCTTTAGGATCGAAACCTAATACCTATGACATCTTCATAAGCAGACTGTTGGGAGGTTATCAAGAAACGTCGCCTACCCTTCTTATACGGGACACATTACTCTGGCATTTCTCGGGAAAGTTTAACGAGCTGGATTCTGATACaaagggacttcctccctcctactAAAAATGGTGGTTTGTCTttcaggaacaaatgacaaatgtttaaagtaattgtattttcCCTATACATTCGGGGTCTTTAAGTTACACTCCGCCTCAGGTCCCCCACAAGTCCTGGTGTCTAGTGGACTAACAAGTTTGTGGAGCTTTTCCGTCACCTATTAAAAACTCTAATGACCCTTTTAGCTTCTCTGAAGTTATAATCCTATCAAAAGATCTCAAGTTTATAtaattaggaaaagtacaaatttaaaaatttgtgatttctggTCAGAAGCAAAGACATTCATCAAGTTTGCCTTCGTTTCTGACTTGTAAATCAGGTTGTGGGTGAGACTAGTAATATTAATAGGGAATTGTAACTATAAATCAGGTGGGAATTGTAACTATAAAGCAGGTTGTAAGCAAGATAAGTAATATTAATAGGAAATTGTAACTATGATTATAGATAGTAGAGaatcaaaataattttagaatacTGTAAACCAAGATTTTGATTatattcttttccttactgggctgctttccctgttttagcccttgggctgTTACCATTCTGcttttataattagggttgtagcttggatatatataattttcagaccaTGTTTAGTTCATTGAGATTTTAAGGGGCCCAGTATTTTGAGTGggaatattttgaatttattgtactATGTTCTTTATGTCCTAAACTATAGTAGTAATTaaagttataataacaatattgtaGCCTAATAATTTGAATTTATTGTAGTTTAATAATACAGTATTCTATTTCCTAAACTTGATGATGACAAATTAAAGTAAAAATGAATCGAATTTGGTATATTTCACGTTTTGTCCGTAAGAAACCATTCGCTAAACCTCCCTGTTCCCTCCCTGCAGGCTAGAGTTGAGAATTCCCAAACTGGATAATGGCAGATTGAAGCCAATATGGCAAATTGAATTTGGAATATATTGTTTTTTCTGTAATAAACTGTTCGCTAAACCTCCCTGTTCCCTCCCCGCAGGCTAGAGTAGAGAATTCCTATACTGGATAATGGCAGATTGAAGCCAATATGGCAAATTGAATTTGGAATATATTGTTTTGTCCGTAAGGAACTGTTCGCTAAACCTCCCTGTTCCCGATAATGGCAGATTGAAGCCAATATGGCAAATTGAATTAGGAATATATTGTTTTGTCCGTAATAAACCGTTCGCTAAACCTCCTTCTTCCATCCCCGCAGGCTAGAGTCGAGAAGAGACTGCACCAACACAGAGGACTCCGACACCATGCTGGGCCTCATCTCGTCCGAGTACAACAAGTGGAAGGAGAAGTTCGCCTCGCAGGTCTCGATGCTGAGCCACTACGCCTCCATACACAACACCAACTGCTGCACTTGTCTCGGCATCAAGTGAGATCCTTCTCTCCCCGGAAGGGAGAGTCCCGCGGAGTCCCGTTCCTTACGTAGATTCCATTCGTGCGGATTGTTTTACGCGGTTCCGAAGAGAGTCCTCGGCTTATAAACGCTTGGAGATACTGACCTAAATCAAACTGAAGATGAGATAAGATAGGATATAGAAacactaataaaatatattatttaataccgtaagcaaaacaatatttataataacccGATATATATTTCGTACGAAGCCCGACTATTTATCGACTATTGTAGCTCGAAATTGTAATCATGGACTTAGGTTAGGTCTCCACTAGGACAAAATCTGAACGGAATTCAACTTACGGAAaacttggaaccaattaagttgaggactttctgtgaTAGGTTTCAAATGCTAAAGTCGGCAACTAGTCCCTATTCATATTAAAAATATCTTACTTACTGTATTAAATTGTATAATGTTTTATTAAACTATCTCACTACGAACTCTTTATACATCTGAGATTTAATTATTTCGGTTTGGTTCGTTTTTGTATCTCCGACGTTTGTAAGCCGAGGGCCTTCTTGTTTATTGTCATTCCATGTTTTAGTTTTGCtagtagagactctctctctctctctctctctctctctctctcttgtaagtagTGGATGTTTGTCTTTTAAtttgtccactctctctctctctctctctctctctctctctcagtttgtcatatatatattcaatctgatttttttcttttttgtttatgttggttctctctctctctctctctctctctctctctctctcatatatatatattcattctgattttttttcttttttgtttatgttggttgtctctctctctctctctctctctctctctctctctgtttgtcataTGTTCAATCTATGATTTCTTTTCTCCTTCATTtatgttagttctctctctctctctctctctctctctctctctctctctgagtttgtcatatatatattcagtctgattctttttctcttcatttgttagttctctctctctctctctctctctctctctctcagtttgtcatatatatattcaatctatgattattttttctttatgttagttctctctctctctctctctctctctctctctctctcagtttgtcatatacagtatattcaatctatgatttttttttcttcgtttatgttagctctctctctctctctctctctctctctctctctctcagtttgtcatatatatatattcaatctgattttttttcttcgttCATGTTCTGTTTCTCTCTTATTtcaatttcttcttttcttctatttgTTCAATCCtctatttattgtttttcttcctccttgtgTTCTTCCAATTTTATGTTTCTTCCTTTTCAATTTCTTCTTTCCATCTCTTTCTTCTCTCATGTTTATGTCAATTCTATTCCTCCTTTATTTCAATTTCTTCTCTTCTGTTATTTCAATCCCCTATTTCTTGTTCATATTTGCCTCTTTCGTAAAAATATCCTTCCCGAGGAAAGTCCGAAACTAATTTAAAATTGGATTTCCAATCTCCAATCAAATGCTTGATATCTTTCACCACTCTACAACTTCTCCTCACAATCACATTCAAGACTTAATCTTTCACCGTTCTTTGTAACTTTTCCTCGCTATCATTACCAAGTATTAAAGTTATCAAATGAGATCTTGTTAAACTTTATTGCATGTGAAAAAGGATGTTCTTTCCCCAGTGAGCTTCAGGATCTAGATTTTTCGGGAGTTTTCAATCTAATGTCTAAAATCTTTCACCATTCTTAGCAGCTTTTCCTCACTATCATTAACAAGAATTAAAGTAATGAAATCTTGTCAAATTTGTAGCATATGAAACAAGTTCTTTCCCCAGTAAGCTTCAGGATCTAGATGTTACTTAGGGAGCTCCAGCTCACCCCCCGCACATAACTCAACGCCCGTTCGTCTTTCAGGAAGAAGAAATACATTCCTGCCGGTACGGGGAAGCGAGGAAGACCAAGGAAGTATCCGCCGCCTGTAGGCTGTGAGTACTACCGGAGTTCTTCTGGTGGGTTGGCGGAAGGAAGCCGTGAGTTTGGAGtagagtctttttttattttttgttaatttccAGTTTTGAAGAAACAAATTCTCAAAAAAGTTCTCTCACAGTTTTGGTTGTTTTTGGTGCATGTGCGGAGGCTGCCGATGGCGCGGCATCCGCGTTGGCTAGGCTTGCGTGTGTCACGGACGGGGTGTCAGAAGCGAAGGTCGGTCTCTCATATGGATTTAGGAGCTTTAGGGTATAGAAGCAATAAGATAGATCGGCAGAAAGTCCCCTATGTTGGAATACGTTTTCCAATTTTGTGTTTTTGGAATATCATAGaccaaaatcaaatatttattttcttctcaACTACATACACAAATTTAATTGCATATAGGTACTGCAGTAGGCTAGTCAGGGCACCAAACACccatggagatactaccgctagagagttattaggtcctttgacttgccagacagtactatattggctccttctctggttatggctcatttttcccttgctcacacatacaccgaatagtctgggctatttttttatatcttctcctatcctcatacacctgataacaattgagattaccaaacaattcttcatttaaggggttaactactgcactataattgttcagtggctactttcctcttggtaagggtagaagagagactctagctatggtaagcagccttctagtaggaggacactccaaaatcaaaccattgttttctagtcttgggcagtgccatagtattggtaccatggtcttccacagtcttgggttagagttctcttgcttgagggtacactcaggcatactatctgtttccttgtttcctttcctcacggggatatttctcttgttggagcctttgggcctatagcatccttacttttccaactagggtttttgctTACCTAGTATATATGTATAGTTCTTCCGTAGGTGACTCAGTTCCCTTATAGGGGACATTTTTGTTTGTAATTGTAAATCGGGACGAGAAATCAGTCGATGCAGCTAGCCAGGAAAGGGTTCAGTAATGAGGCAAGTTAATAAAAGCTGGAGATTTTAACATAGATTGTCTGTACGTTTAATTGGAAATCTATTAGAAAATTAAACAGATTGTAGAATTAATAGAAAATCTATTGGAAAACTAAACAGATTGTTGGTGAAATTCATGGGAACTCTATCAGAAATTTAATTAGATTGTTGAATTAATAGAAAATCTATGGAAAACTAAACAGATTGTTGGTGAAAGTCATGGGACATATCAGAAATTTAGTTAGATTGTTGAATTAATAGAAAATCTATTGGAAAACTAAAAACATAGATTGTTGGTACAAATAAAGTTTAAACTATTAGAAAATTATACATGAATTATAGGTATAATTAATGGGAAATGAATCGAAAAATTTTGGAAAGTAAAGGTAGATTGTTGATCCGTTTGATAGAGTAATTGAAGTCCATTTAATTAAAACTGAGCTTATGAAGACTTGGTATCCTACCAATATCTAGAATAAATTCCTGTCTCattcatgttaacccttttacccccaaaggacgtactggtacgtttcacaaaagccatccctttacccctatggacgtaccggtacgtccttgcaaagaaatgctataaaaattcaggcattttccaagagaatgagaccaacctgacctctctatgacaaaaattaaggctgttagagcaatttaaaaaaaatatactgcaaaatgtgctgggaaaaaaataaccccttggggtttaagggttggaaatttccaaagagcctgggggtaaaagggttaaggggcaAACCACGCTGAGTAGTAGTTGAACTTAAAGGGAAAAAACTATGCTGAGTACTAGTTAAACTTAAGAGGCAAACCAGCCTATCGTCGACGATCTAACCTCTGAGGATCGAGTTCGTAGTAGGGCGGTCTGACACCTCCGTTTCTTGACATAACAAGTGGAGCCACTTTTAAATAAGTCTTCTTAAGTGTTTGGGTTTAAAGATTGCTCATTGACTAAAGAAATTGGCTGTTCATGAAGTGTTTTTTTAGTTGTCGAACCAAAGGTTCGTCGCACCCTCAAAACTCACAGTTTATGTACGTATGTTTGTGGAAATGTTCAGAGATCTCTCTCAAGTTCAAAGGTGACAGGGAGGAACAGTAATGTAATTCTGACCTTTGAGGGTCATTTGAATAAACGGTTCTGTAAGTTGCTATATCAGTCCGTACTGGGAGTTCATAGACACACAAAAACCCCATTGGTATTCTCAACTATTTCAATAATGTTAATATGTTGGGTCTCGCAGATCCGATCCAACTGTGCTTAAATCCAGAAGTCCAACGCCTGAATTTCATTATGATTTGTATATTCACGATGACGGGTCAAGGACTGTACCTCCCTCGTAGCTGTTTGAACTCgctgagaaagagagaaagagagaaagagaaatcgtGTTAATAGGATGATTTAGTAGTCGCTCCAAAGCATCCATAGTGTAGAACAGCTCACTCTAATGCTTATGCTTGCAAAATAACCAGCAAATTTCCCCCATCTAATAGCTAGCTCCAATGCTTCTGCCTGCAAAATAACCAGCAAATTTCCCCCCATCTAATAGCTAGCTCCAATGCTTCTGCCTGCAAAATAACCAGCAAATTTCCCCCATCTAATAGCTAGCTCCAATGCTTCTGCCTGCAAAATAACCAGcaaatttcccccatctgatagctagCTCTAATGCTTCTGCCTGCAAAATAGCCTGCAAATTTCCCCCATCTAATAGCTAGCTCCAATGCTTCTGCCTGCAAAATAACCTGCAAATTTCCCCCATCTAATAGCTAGCTCCAATGCTTCTGCCTGCAAAATAACCTGCAAATTTCCCTCCTCTAATAGCTAGCTCCAATGCTTCTGCCTGCAAAATAACCTGCAAATTTCCCCCATCTAATAGCTAGCTCCAATGCTTTTGCCTGCAAAATAACCTGCAAATTTCCCCCATCTAATAGCTAGCTCCAATGCTTCTGCCTGCAAAATAACCTGCAAATTTCCCCCATCTAATAGCTAGCTCCAATGCTTCTACCTGCAAAATAACCTGCAAATTTCCCCCATCTAATAGCTAGCTCCAATGCTTTTGCCTGCAAAATAACCTGCAAATTTCCCCCATCTAATAGCTAGCTCCAATGCTTTTGCCTGCAAAATAACCTGCAAATTTCCCCCATCTAATAGCTAGCTCCAATGCTTCTGCCTGCAAAATAACCTGCAAATTTCCCCCATCTAATAGCTAGCTCCAATGCTTCTGCCTGCAAAATACCCTGCAAATTTCCCCCATCTAATAGCTAGCTCCAATGCTTCTGCCTGCAAAATAACCTGCAAATTTCCCCCATCTAATAGCTAGCTCCAATGCTTCTGCCTGCAAAATAACCTGCAAATTTCCCCCATCTAATAGCTAGCTCCAATGCTTCTGCCTGCAAAATACCCTGCAAATTTCCCCCATCTAATAGCTAGCTCCAATGCTTCTGCCTGCAAAATAACCTGCAAATTTCCCCCATCTAATAGCTAGCTCCAATGCTTCTGCCTGCAAAATAACCTGcaaatttcccccatctgatagcttgctccaatgcttctgcctcCAAAATAACCTGCAAATTTACCCATCTCCTAATAGCTAGCTCCAATGCTTCTGCCTccaaaataacctggaaatttcccccatctgatagctagCTCCAATGCTTCTGCCTCCAAAATAACCTGcaaatttcccccatctgatagctagCTCCAATGCTTCTGCCTCCAAAATAACCTGCAAATTTCCCCCATCTAATAGCTTGCTCCAATGTTTCTGCCTGCAAAATAACCTGCAAATTTCCCCCATCtaatagcttgctccaatgcttctgcctgCAAAATAACCTGCAAATTTACCCCATTtaatagcttgctccaatgcttttGCCTGCAAAATAACCTGCAGATTTCCCCATCTCCTAATTGCTTGCTCCAATGTTTCTGCCTGCAAGACTGATTCTAGACTGCGATTGGGGGATGCAAGCGACTGGTGTTCATACCAGTCACTCGGGAGGGGGTTGTTGGATTGTGTTTGTGCGTGAGATGTCGGTATTTGGTTGCTTTTCTCTATTTCACTATTTCCTATCAAAATGAGAATCATAGATTTTGGTAGACTAGACGAAaagagtgtatgtatgtgtctataatTCGGAAAATGTCAGTTTCTCTATGATTAATCTTGTTGGCAGTGTTTCCCTAAATTTTTAATGTACGTGATTTTAGGGTGTGTGTAAGGAAGCCAAAGTCTGatagttggaaaagagagagagagagagagtctgtgtgtgtgtgtgtttttatgaagTTCAGACATTCTCAATATTCTTTTGTATGACTCGATGTTTTTTGAGACGGCCAGAATTTATAGGGATGGACGACGGGAAAAGATAGATTTTGGATTATATTCGACAGGCCTTTTAAAGAATTCATTGGTTGCTCAAAAGGAGAATGGAGAATAGTCTTAAGTATTGCCTGTAGAAGAGGAAGAATCCCTTTAACGTTTGTTTGAATGCTCCTGAAGGGGAGGGAAATAGATTGTAGGTAGGGACACGTTCCGGATGTGTGGGAGGTAATCGTGAGAAAAGTTTTGAATGCTCCAGAAGGGGAGGGAAATAGATCTGAGGTAGGGACACGTTCTGGAAGTGTAGAAGGTAATCGTGTGAAAGGTTTCGCAGTAATTAAAAGTAGGTGTTCATCTCTTTCTCgctctttctatctctctttgcATAGTGCATGCATGGTAAGAATGAAGGCACGACTGTTGTCCCCTGTGTGATACGTTAGGCACCGTCGTCTGCCGCCGATACTCATCCCTTTCCCCTTCCGGCAGATGGACCCGGCATGCAGCGCCCCGACACGATCGACGAGGACGGCAACATATTCGAGCCGCAGATCATCCTGAAGGACGGAATGGTTGTGAAGAGCGAGCCGTCCGACGAGAACAAGGGCCTCCTGCGGCCGGGCGACGAGACGGGCCCCCACGGCGGGATGGCCAACACGTCCAACGGGGGCTCGGCGGCGGGCATCCAGATGCTGCCGCGGCCGATCCTGACGAAGGAGGAGATCGAGAAGCGGCGCGAGTACTACAACAACCACAAGAACAAGGTCAAGTACGTCTGCCACTACTGCCAAGTCCACTTCTACCACAAGCCCAACTTCGACTACCACATCTCCAAGCTGGAGTCGTCGGGCAAGTGCAAGATATACGAGAAGATCAACAACCTGTACCTGTGCGAGTCGTGCGGCGAGGGCTTCTCCTGGcgggagaagctggagaagcaccTGCGCCTGGCCGAGCAGCACGGCACGCACAACCAGAAGGAGCTGCTCATGTACGGCGACTTCCAGTGCAACATGTGCGGCAAGACGTTCAACAAGAGGACCACTTACCTGCAACACGTCAAGTGGCACGAGGACCGGGAGGACATCCCCTGCGTCATCTGCGGCACCATGTTCAAGCAGGTGGACCTGAGGCACCACCTGATGGAGGTCCACAGCAACGACAGCCTGCCCTGCTGCTACTGCGGGAAGTTGTTCACCAGCAGGAAGTACCTGGAGAAGCACGAGCTCATCCACCAGGGCGGCAACTTCCCCTGCCCCGAGTGCGGCAAGACCTTCAGCCAGAAGAGCAACATGCAACAGCACCTCAAGACCCACACCCTCGACAAGGAGTACTCGTGCGACCACTGCGGCCAGCAGACGTTCAACCAGCGGGCGGGGCTGTGCCAGCACCTGAGGAAGCACTTCGGCCCAGCCGAGTTCAGCCACGAGTGCGAGGTTTGCGGGCAGTACTTCTCCAGCGATTACAACCTGAAACTGCACAAGAAGAAGATCCACAACATGCACATCGAGGGGCTCCAGGACGAGCTGTCCGACCACCACTCTGAGTACCTCTCCTCCCCCATTCACTCCCACCTGAGCGCAGCCGAGGACGCCAGAGAGAAGGCCGCGTACGGGGCGGCCAACTCCGCCGTCAAGAACATGCTCGGCGTCTCCCTTGGGTCCTCgctcagcctgtcgtccatgaagCAGGAGGGAGCCAACGAGTCGATGGATGACGGCGGGCAGATTCACATGCGCGACACGGCCAGCCACATGGCCGCCGACATGAGGCACCTGACCGACCGGCGGGGCGACACCCCGGGGCTCATGAAGGACACACTGGAGGCCGAGGAGCACCACATGCGCATGACGCAGCACCACTCGATGGCCGTCAGCGAAGAGGCCCTCCACATGCCCCAGGACCTGACGCGGATGACGGCCAGCCAGGCGCACATGAGCGACGAGTCCGGGCGGATGTCGGCCGCGCCGCAGTCGCAGCACATGAGCGACATGAGAAACTCGGTCGGCGACAGTCCGGGCCGCATCACGGACACACCCCACATGACCACGGACAACCTGGGACGCATGGCCGTAGCCGAGAACTTCGGACGGATGACCGGGACGCCCGGCGGCTACCTGGCCGAGCACTTGCGACGGATGGCCGAGAACCAGAGTCGGATGTCCGATTCGATGTCCCACTACGACGAACGGGACAATTACAGCCGGTTGGGGGACAACCTTCGCAGCATGAGTCGTGGCAGCGCCAGCGACCCCATGGGCCGCCTTGGAGACAACCTTGGCCGGATGACGGCGGACAACCTGAGTCACATGGGTGTCATCCGGCCCACGCAGACGCCCTCCAGTACCCCCCAGTGGCCCCCGCACATGCAGAACCACGCCGCGGCTCTGGACGGCATGAACCAGTCCTCGCAGGCTAGCCAGCACGCCCTCTACCCGCTGCCCTTCTGGCCCTACGATCCATCCCTCCGACAGTACCACCACTGAGAGGAGACGGCAGCGGCGGGAACGAGAGGCCCGGATTCGCCATCGTCATCGTCATCGCCGGAGCAGTCGGTGCATCGGCAACGCCGCGTGGAATAGCTCTCCGAGGTCTTTCTGCCGCGGTCCGGGGCCCCCACCCCCTGCCGGCAATCGACGGCGCAAGGCTCGGAAGTCTGCCGTCTTAGTCATTGTATAAAGAGGGGGATTGGCCCTTCTATTTCTGCCCCAGTCGGCCGACACCTTCTGTCTCTCTGCCGTTGGAACCGTAGCAAGATAATATACCCTTAATTTGCATCGACTAACAGTACCGCTGTATAAAAATGCCGCCAGGTATGgtcatatagataaaaaaaaacataaaaaaaatgcagTTAAGTTATATGCAGACTTTAAGTGACGTGCCATTTGTTTGTGATGGTTTTTTGGTAGTGGTGAAGGAACTGtcaatttttatatctatttattttacgGAGCAAACCGAGCTGGAGTCGCCGATCTCCCCCGCCCAGCCCCGACAGAAGCCAGCGGGCGGGCCGGCTCCCGTCGGCTCCGCCCTTCCCCGGATtctccctcccccccttccccctccggcTCCCGCCGAACTCAGAACGGGGCGGCGCTCGAAGTGATGTTAGGcttagaaaaaagataaaaaaaaaattaatgaaggtTCCTACGACGATAGAGTTTAAAAACATTCTGTGTAGCGCAATTGCCCAAACGTGTGATGTTGTATTTGTACTGTATAGGCCTCTTCCTTTCCTCTCCCCGTTCCCCAGAGCGAGAATCGTCCTCCGACGCACACCAGAGGCCGGAGGAAACCATGGATCAGATTTTGATTTTAGCTTCCCTCTTCTTCCGTGCGGATTCCTAGCAGTCAAGAAAGGAGGGAGAACTTGCTTCTTAGATGGTTGAAGACGAGCCTCAGTTGTtatttaatatatttgatattttctattggtttttttatgttatttcaatggtaatttatcaagattttctttcagaaaagttatttttttattctaaattatgTTATGGATATCATGCGAAGATCAGTCGACGAGCTGTGACGATTGGGAGAAATGTTCGGAAAAGTGAAAAGGAGTTTCGAAGGAGTTATCCTTCGAAAGAAACGGCTTTTGAAAAATGGAAACGCAGGCGTGTACCCTCCTGGCGTTGGCAAAAGGGTCGTCTTACAGATTGGGGCGAGGTTTTGTGAGCGGAGCAGGCTACTAGAATATGTGTCGCTACAGAGAGTTAGAAATTTTCGGAGGTGTAAGTATCTGGATCGCTGGTTGCCATCGAGAAATGGAATGGATGAAAAACCATACGGAAATCCGACGTCAGAACATAAAGTGTTGAGTTTAACGTGGGCCGTCGTTGAAACTAAGTTATTGAGTTGTCTCTGCCGCTTTCTGTCTTCCAAGCTATATCAATCTTTGAATCGTGAGTCTATTTATCAGTAAAATTCAGCCATAACTGCCGAAAGACGGCCTCGTGACACATAGGCCTAATCCACTCCGGCAGGTAGCCGTCGACGGTCTCGCGATGTCGTGACGATGTTCGTGTTGAAATGGCGGTTGTAATTCTCTCTGCGTGATATTGAACATCAATCTTTTCCTAGCCAATTTAAGAACTCTTGCAAGAGAAACGGCTGATCAGAAGAGAACATCCTGGGTTAAGTATGGAAACTTAAACTCAAAGTAGGGAAGGAGTAAgttatatttatttaataacaAAAACACAGCTCCACAGACGGCAACGACGACAATTTCTTGTATACGCTCCAGATGTGATAAGTCGACGTTGCTGCTTTCTCGTACATTACGCAATGCAGACTCCCCATTTTGATACGAACTGCGTGTTCTATACACAACAGGAAACTCGGAAGGTTGCCGGTTCTAGCCAATTCCTGGGTTCTTCAGGCTGGGAAAGAATATAGATGTATTTAGGATGTGAAAAATGAGATGGATTTAATATACAGAATAGCAGCTATGTATATCAAAGAAATTAGATTGTGATTCATAGAGACAAGATCATTATTCCTACTTGTGAACGTAAAGAGAAAGACAAAATCATTATTCCTACTTGTGAACGTGAAGAGAAAGTTTAGCTTTTTA encodes the following:
- the LOC137633417 gene encoding uncharacterized protein isoform X1, with the protein product MEACVGESLPPSVAEKGGEGLDEPQALRNHGKIGKIQGEFKVRNGHRVASPQVDEEEGEAVDEEEEMVDEEEEEEEEFEEEYEELDSFRRHGGGGGAGPVGGGPGGVGGREGVIGPQGPGGMEEEEDEEDDEDEEEEEEEDPHQQQQHHHPHHPSHHHHNSSSYNNTSSAPLAPGGGPHPPISSSSSSSSSRLPPAGAVGLGAMSAPSQAVIPRSNVELNGHNPHRATEALRPGGKADGGGDGAGNSVYDFDPGAEGSRAPPPPLPQVRDPSSAPALPPDRRDHGSASSDGSIKREPELHTLDDSEMAEDGSVIESYDGDDCDTLEDSVSEQFEGIPRRGRGRPRGSKNRTDGRGRGRGLKFRRLSEDRTCTAYDLRNIPDPFANQRRGRPRSRFIVDLGEQNHEAWCKNKEELNISDAELTTLLLSLLESRRDCTNTEDSDTMLGLISSEYNKWKEKFASQVSMLSHYASIHNTNCCTCLGIKKKKYIPAGTGKRGRPRKYPPPVGCEYYRSSSGGLAEGSHGPGMQRPDTIDEDGNIFEPQIILKDGMVVKSEPSDENKGLLRPGDETGPHGGMANTSNGGSAAGIQMLPRPILTKEEIEKRREYYNNHKNKVKYVCHYCQVHFYHKPNFDYHISKLESSGKCKIYEKINNLYLCESCGEGFSWREKLEKHLRLAEQHGTHNQKELLMYGDFQCNMCGKTFNKRTTYLQHVKWHEDREDIPCVICGTMFKQVDLRHHLMEVHSNDSLPCCYCGKLFTSRKYLEKHELIHQGGNFPCPECGKTFSQKSNMQQHLKTHTLDKEYSCDHCGQQTFNQRAGLCQHLRKHFGPAEFSHECEVCGQYFSSDYNLKLHKKKIHNMHIEGLQDELSDHHSEYLSSPIHSHLSAAEDAREKAAYGAANSAVKNMLGVSLGSSLSLSSMKQEGANESMDDGGQIHMRDTASHMAADMRHLTDRRGDTPGLMKDTLEAEEHHMRMTQHHSMAVSEEALHMPQDLTRMTASQAHMSDESGRMSAAPQSQHMSDMRNSVGDSPGRITDTPHMTTDNLGRMAVAENFGRMTGTPGGYLAEHLRRMAENQSRMSDSMSHYDERDNYSRLGDNLRSMSRGSASDPMGRLGDNLGRMTADNLSHMGVIRPTQTPSSTPQWPPHMQNHAAALDGMNQSSQASQHALYPLPFWPYDPSLRQYHH